One stretch of Nocardia mangyaensis DNA includes these proteins:
- a CDS encoding serine/threonine-protein kinase: protein MGAGSMAGSMFGRYELRRLLGVGGMGEVYEAYDTSKSRTVALKMLNRELARDPVYVQRFRRESHAMASVQEPHVIPVHDWGEVDGVLYIDMRLVKGTDLKERLQRHGSLTPGESVQVVEQIAAALDAAHEVGLVHRDVKPANILLTGNLFAYLVDFGIAHTATDPQLTSTGSAVGSMAYMAPERFENAPLTPAVDTYALSCVLYESLVGRVPFPVNSLAGAIGSHQMAPPPRPSTVDPALAPFDPIIERGMAKRPDHRYATPGDLSRAARGALIQIERNAPATEPGPRIDRAMFVAPGAGDQPPGTSQDHGTSQPHATSQPHGRSQPHGTGEPIPGISQQAPDAGRWTGSAQLPVAGRPPGAARAPGAGQAVRTGRGLAPGQAPEAGQSSMKGQPPAPGRPLDAGQSSGTGWPSGTGQLPGASQFSDVGQPPSADQFSAGSGRLSNESQRPGSSQPPGVERPSGVEWPSGVERPSGVERPSGVERPSGVEWPVGAGPVLGTVPPPGYQAAGPQATSGYSHPSVPLAPSPQRNASRPILAGALGVLIVVAVVGVAVWIMVSISGTEQSVAEPPSATDFAPPPPVIGTVSQTVPTPDATTAPPGITVPPLYSSVSGADGQGFLDGGPRCDDDDAAMTIARTSASRLVICQTGADRYYYKGARDSDGQGLELDDPVPTGGGGFTATNPTDGTQYQITSAGLTIVRDGAVLASESMSEFAYR, encoded by the coding sequence ATGGGCGCCGGGTCGATGGCAGGCTCGATGTTCGGGCGCTATGAGTTGCGCAGGCTCCTCGGAGTCGGCGGTATGGGGGAGGTCTACGAGGCATACGACACGTCCAAGAGCCGTACCGTCGCGCTCAAGATGCTCAATCGGGAGCTGGCCAGGGATCCCGTTTACGTCCAGCGGTTCCGGCGGGAATCGCACGCGATGGCGAGTGTGCAGGAGCCGCACGTCATTCCGGTGCACGACTGGGGCGAGGTCGACGGAGTGCTCTACATCGACATGCGCCTGGTCAAGGGCACCGATCTCAAGGAACGCCTGCAGCGGCACGGCAGCCTCACCCCTGGTGAGTCGGTGCAGGTCGTGGAGCAGATCGCCGCCGCGCTCGACGCCGCGCACGAGGTCGGGCTGGTCCATCGCGACGTGAAACCGGCCAACATCCTGCTCACCGGCAACCTGTTCGCCTATCTCGTCGATTTCGGTATCGCGCACACGGCCACCGATCCGCAGCTCACCAGTACCGGCAGCGCGGTCGGTTCGATGGCGTACATGGCGCCGGAGCGGTTCGAGAACGCCCCGCTGACCCCGGCGGTGGACACCTACGCGCTCAGCTGCGTGCTCTACGAGAGCCTGGTCGGCCGGGTCCCTTTCCCGGTCAACAGCCTCGCCGGCGCGATCGGTTCGCACCAGATGGCCCCGCCGCCACGGCCCAGCACCGTCGACCCCGCCCTGGCCCCCTTCGACCCGATCATCGAACGCGGCATGGCCAAGCGCCCCGACCACCGCTACGCCACCCCCGGCGACCTGTCGCGGGCCGCCCGTGGCGCCCTGATCCAGATCGAGCGCAACGCCCCGGCCACCGAGCCGGGGCCGCGGATCGACCGCGCGATGTTCGTCGCCCCGGGCGCGGGCGACCAGCCGCCCGGGACGAGTCAGGACCACGGTACGAGTCAGCCGCATGCGACAAGTCAGCCGCACGGCAGAAGCCAGCCGCACGGAACGGGCGAGCCGATACCGGGGATCTCCCAGCAGGCGCCGGATGCGGGCCGGTGGACGGGGTCCGCCCAGTTGCCGGTAGCGGGCCGGCCTCCGGGCGCTGCCCGTGCTCCGGGGGCTGGCCAAGCCGTGCGAACAGGCCGGGGCTTGGCGCCCGGTCAGGCGCCAGAAGCTGGCCAGTCTTCGATGAAGGGCCAGCCGCCGGCGCCAGGTCGGCCGTTGGACGCGGGCCAGTCGTCGGGCACAGGGTGGCCGTCGGGAACCGGTCAGTTGCCGGGTGCAAGCCAGTTTTCCGATGTGGGCCAGCCACCTTCCGCCGACCAGTTTTCGGCGGGGTCCGGGCGGCTCTCGAACGAGAGCCAGCGGCCGGGGTCCAGCCAGCCGCCGGGAGTCGAGCGGCCGTCGGGAGTCGAGTGGCCGTCGGGAGTCGAGCGGCCGTCGGGAGTCGAGCGGCCGTCGGGAGTCGAGCGGCCGTCGGGAGTCGAGTGGCCGGTGGGAGCCGGGCCGGTGCTGGGGACGGTGCCGCCGCCGGGGTATCAGGCTGCCGGGCCGCAGGCGACGAGTGGGTACTCCCATCCGTCGGTGCCGCTGGCCCCCTCGCCGCAACGCAATGCGTCGAGGCCGATCCTTGCCGGGGCGCTGGGTGTGCTGATCGTGGTCGCGGTGGTCGGTGTGGCCGTGTGGATCATGGTGAGCATCAGCGGTACCGAGCAGTCCGTGGCCGAACCGCCGTCGGCCACGGACTTCGCACCGCCACCGCCGGTGATCGGGACGGTCAGCCAGACCGTACCCACCCCGGATGCCACCACCGCACCACCGGGAATCACGGTGCCGCCGCTGTATTCGAGTGTCTCCGGCGCCGACGGCCAGGGCTTCCTCGACGGTGGCCCGCGCTGCGACGACGACGATGCCGCGATGACCATCGCGCGCACCTCCGCCTCCCGCCTCGTCATCTGCCAGACCGGCGCCGACCGGTACTACTACAAGGGCGCCAGGGACAGCGATGGCCAAGGCCTCGAACTCGACGATCCGGTGCCCACCGGCGGGGGCGGTTTCACCGCGACCAATCCGACCGACGGCACCCAGTACCAGATCACCTCGGCCGGGCTGACGATCGTCCGGGACGGCGCGGTGCTGGCCAGCGAATCGATGTCCGAATTCGCCTATCGCTGA